A region of Argentina anserina chromosome 5, drPotAnse1.1, whole genome shotgun sequence DNA encodes the following proteins:
- the LOC126795330 gene encoding WAT1-related protein At1g25270-like has product MQNCKAMEGMKPATVMVVVQTLFAGMNVLYKLAAVDGIDFRVLVAYRMMFAAVFMTPFALVFEIRKSWTKLTRTVLLQSFLTGLFGGTVAQNFYTESLAKTSATYTVAIFNLVPAITFILSTLLRMEKLALRTNAGKAKVVGTILGIGGAMVFTFYKGFNINIWSTNNNLLRHYGNKDDAAQAPSPGNKDSGSLLLGSFMALASCTSFAIWLIIQAKINQRYPFLYSSTALMALMGSIQSVVFALCMDRDWKQWKLGWNIRLLAMSYSGIFNSGIAVTLMAWCVKKGGPVFVAAFQPLLLVMVAVAGSLLLDEKLNFGSVLGGLLIVSGLYMVLWGKSQDMNNQISPITTPGRLQSQEQHQSPSIEVITSTSMEDVNHNTETNATNN; this is encoded by the exons ATGCAGAATTGTAAGGCAATGGAAGGGATGAAGCCTGCGACGGTTATGGTGGTGGTTCAGACTCTATTTGCCGGAATGAATGTATTATACAAGTTAGCCGCTGTTGACGGAATAGATTTCAGAGTTCTTGTTGCCTACCGCATGATGTTTGCTGCTGTCTTCATGACTCCCTTTGCTCTCGTTTTCGAAATAAG GAAAAGCTGGACAAAACTTACAAGGACTGTACTATTGCAATCTTTTCTAACTGGGTTGTTTGG GGGTACAGTAGCACAAAATTTTTATACTGAGAGCCTAGCCAAAACATCGGCAACTTATACAGTAGCCATATTTAACCTAGTCCCAGCTATTACTTTTATCCTTTCCACTCTTTTGAG AATGGAGAAATTGGCACTACGAACTAATGCCGGGAAAGCTAAAGTGGTGGGAACAATTTTGGGGATTGGAGGGGCTATGGTTTTCACCTTCTACAAAGGCTTTAATATTAACATATGGTCTACAAACAATAATCTCCTACGCCATTATGGGAACAAAGACGACGCCGCTCAAGCTCCATCACCAGGAAACAAAGACTCAGGAAGTCTTTTGCTAGGCTCATTCATGGCTTTGGCTAGTTGTACATCCTTTGCTATCTGGCTTATAATCCAG GcaaaaattaatcaaagatatCCCTTCCTATATTCGAGCACAGCTCTGATGGCCCTAATGGGATCAATTCAATCGGTGGTATTTGCCCTTTGCATGGATAGGGATTGGAAGCAGTGGAAGTTGGGCTGGAACATTCGACTTCTTGCAATGTCTTATTCA GGTATTTTTAACTCTGGAATTGCTGTGACTCTAATGGCATGGTGCGTTAAGAAGGGAGGTCCTGTTTTTGTTGCAGCTTTTCAGCCTCTTTTGCTTGTGATGGTTGCAGTTGCTGGGTCTCTGCTTCTGGATGAGAAGTTGAATTTTGGAAG TGTACTAGGTGGATTGCTGATTGTGAGTGGACTATACATGGTACTATGGGGTAAGAGTCAGGATATGAACAACCAGATAAGTCCAATAACGACGCCAGGAAGactccaaagccaagaacaaCACCAATCTCCTTCTATTGAGGTCATTACATCAACTTCCATGGAGGACGTGAACCACAACACTGAAACAAATGCGACAAATAATTGA